In Nicotiana tabacum cultivar K326 chromosome 21, ASM71507v2, whole genome shotgun sequence, one DNA window encodes the following:
- the LOC107789621 gene encoding nucleoid-associated protein At4g30620, chloroplastic yields MASTSALSAGISNLHNFSSVSFYNPSPNVNQVGMWTLSRSGCRKVSDNPRPMQIRALFGGKKDDNENNKAGLLGNMQNLYETVKKAQNVVQVEAVRVQKELALAEFDGYCEGELIKVTLSGNQQPIRTEITEAAMELGPEKLSLLITEAYKDAHQKSVLAMKERMSDLAQSLGMPAGLGEGFKQ; encoded by the exons atggcGTCAACAAGTGCTCTCTCAGCTGGGATTTCAAACCTCCATAACTTCTCCTCAGTCTCCTTCT ACAATCCAAGTCCTAATGTGAATCAAGTTGGCATGTGGACTTTATCAAGATCCGGCTGTCGAAAGGTTTCTGATAATCCCAGACCTATGCAAATACGTGCTCTGTTTGGAGGCAAAAAGGATGACAATGAGAACAATAAG GCAGGTCTTCTGGGCAACATGCAAAACCTATACGAAACGGTGAAGAAGGCACAAAATGTGGTTCAAGTTGAGGCAGTGCGAGTACAAAAAGAGCTCGCTTT AGCAGAATTTGATGGTTACTGTGAAGGTGAACTAATCAAG GTAACGCTGTCTGGGAATCAGCAACCTATACGTACCGAAATTACTGAGGCTGCCATGGAACTGGGGCCAGAA AAACTTTCACTTTTAATTACAGAGGCATACAAGGATGCACATCAGAAAAGTGTACTA GCAATGAAGGAAAGAATGAGCGATCTTGCGCAGAGCTTGGGAATGCCAGCAGGCCTCGGCGAAGGATTTAAACAGTGA
- the LOC107768572 gene encoding uncharacterized protein LOC107768572, translated as MLEQLLIFTRGGLILWTCKELGNALRGSPIDTLIRSCLLEERSGAASYNYDAPGAAYTLKWTFHNELGLVFVAVYQRILHLLYVDELLAMVKREFSEIYDPKKTVYNEFDDVFQQLRREAEARAEEMKKSKQVGKPVTNNLGKKQGQVQKGIMNGGNQKKSGPESGSDGGDSDKVKSRAMENGHSNGSNGNGVVQANGKENGSSDSGAFDVNKLQKLRVKGGKKTDTVIKGSKATDTIVKGSKAEPTKKIKKNRVWDDSPTESKLDFTDPMSENGNENIAVVAAVQGESMMDKEEIVSSDSETEEDEEPGKDSKVEAKKKGWFSSMFQSIAGKANLEKADLEPALKALKDRLMTKNVAEEIAEKLCESVAASLEGKKLASFTRISSTVQAAMEEALVRILTPKRSIDILRDVHAAKEQGKPYVVVFVGVNGVGKSTNLAKVAYWLQQHNINVMMAACDTFRSGAVEQLRTHARRLQIPIFEKGYEKDPAIVAKEAIQEANRNGSDVVLVDTAGRMQDNEPLMRALSKLIYVNSPDLILFVGEALVGNDAVDQLSKFNQKLGDLSPSPNPRLIDGILLTKFDTIDDKVGAALSMVYISGAPVMFVGCGQSYTDLKKLNVKSIVKTLLK; from the exons ATGTTAGAGCAGTTACTGATATTCACTAGAGGGGGCTTGATCCTCTGGACATGTAAAGAGCTTGGAAATGCTCTCAGAGGTTCTCCAATTGACACGTTGATTCGTTCATGTCTTTTGGAGGAACGTTCAGGTGCTGCTTCATATAATTATGATGCACCAGGAGCTGCATACACTCTTAAATGGACGTTTCACAATGAACTGGGGCTTGTGTTTGTTGCTGTGTATCAGCGAATTCTTCATCTTTTGTATGTGGATGAATTGCTTGCTATGGTTAAGCGGGAATTCTCGGAGATTTATGACCCCAAAAAGACTGTTTACAATGAATTTGATGATGTTTTTCAGCAGCTTAGGAGGGAGGCTGAGGCGCGTGCTGAGGAAATGAAGAAGTCGAAGCAGGTCGGCAAGCCTGTCACCAATAATCTAGGTAAGAAGCAAGGACAAGTGCAAAAGGGCATTATGAATGGAGGTAATCAAAAAAAGAGTGGTCCTGAATCAGGAAGTGATGGTGGTGATAGCGATAAAGTAAAAAGTCGTGCCATGGAAAATGGCCATTCTAACGGTAGTAATGGAAATGGAGTAGTACAGGCTAACGGTAAAGAGAATGGAAGTTCTGATTCTGGGGCTTTTGATGTAAATAAGCTACAGAAGCTTAGGGTTAAAGGTGGTAAGAAAACTGATACTGTTATAAAGGGTTCCAAGGCAACCGATACCATTGTAAAGGGTTCCAAGGCAGAGCCTAcaaaaaagataaagaagaaCAGAGTCTGGGATGATTCACCTACTGAGTCAAAATTGGATTTCACGGATCCTATGAGTGAGAATGGGAATGAGAATATAGCAGTTGTGGCAGCAGTTCAAGGTGAGAGTATGATGGACAAAGAGGAGATTGTGAGTAGTGATAGTGAGACCGAGGAGGATGAGGAGCCAGGGAAAGACAGCAAGGTCGAGGCAAAGAAGAAAGGTTGGTTCTCATCCATGTTCCAGAG TATCGCCGGAAAGGCTAATTTGGAGAAGGCCGACTTAGAACCAGCTTTAAAAGCTCTCAAGGACCGGCTGATGACAAAGAATGTG GCCGAGGAAATTGCTGAAAAGCTTTGTGAATCAGTCGCGGCAAGTCTGGAGGGTAAAAAACTTGCCTCATTTACAAGAATTTCTTCGACAGTTCAG GCAGCaatggaggaggcccttgttcgCATCTTAACTCCTAAACGCTCGATTGATATATTGAGGGATGTTCATGCCGCAAAGGAGCAAGGGAAACCATATGTTGTGGTTTTTGTAGGAGTTAATGGAGTTGGAAAATCTACCAATCTTGCTAAGGTTGCTTATTGGCTTCAGCAGCACAACATCAATGTAATGATGGCTGCCTGTGACACATTCCGATCAGGAGCTGTAGAGCAGCTGCGTACTCATGCACGTAGACTTCAG ATCCCCATATTTGAGAAGGGCTATGAGAAGGATCCTGCTATTGTTGCTAAGGAAGCAATTCAGGAGGCTAATCGTAATGGTTCAGATGTTGTTCTTGTTGATACAGCTGGTCGTATGCAG GATAATGAGCCGCTGATGCGAGCACTTTCCAAGCTTATATATGTCAATAGTCCGGATCTGATCCTTTTTGTTGGTGAGGCACTTGTCGGAAATGATGCTGTTGATCAGTTGTCGAAGTTCAACCAG AAATTAGGCGATCTTTCACCCTCTCCAAATCCAAGGTTGATAGATGGAATTCTGCTTACCAAGTTTGACACCATTGATGATAAG GTGGGAGCGGCATTATCTATGGTTTATATATCCGGAGCCCCTGTCATGTTTGTGGGATGTGGTCAGTCCTACACAGACTTGAAGAAGCTGAATGTTAAGTCCATCGTGAAAACACTCCTCAAATGA